The following coding sequences are from one Bombus terrestris chromosome 14, iyBomTerr1.2, whole genome shotgun sequence window:
- the LOC100646925 gene encoding phosphatidylinositol 5-phosphate 4-kinase type-2 alpha isoform X2 yields MSSAPQMSSGLSKLKKKHFRVKHQKVKLFRANEPLLSVFMWGVNHTINELSHVNIPVVLLPDDFRAYSKLKVDNHLFNKENMPSHFKFKEYCPLVFRNLRERFGIDDLDYKESMTRSQPILEDSSGKSGAKFYQSYDKLFIIKTLTKEEVERMYSFLKHYHPYIVERHGKTLLPQYLGMYRLTVDGVEHYVVAIRNVFSNHLTTHKKFDLKGSTVDREASDKEKEKDLPTYKDNDFVKEGTKIYIGEEAKAKLIETLTADVDFLTKLHLMDYSLLLGLHDCARAEQENRERAEREEEEDNHEEEDDSESGSGLDSRGPMGDRLWSWSGVAGMATPPESPHATLLRDTSLQYEDAIIPELDIYAIPSKEGAPTKEIYFLAIIDVLTHYGVRKQAAKAAKTVKYGANVDGISTCDPEQYGKRFIEFMSKAIE; encoded by the exons ATGTCTAGTGCACCACAAATGTCCAGTGGGCTTAGCAAGCTCaaaaagaaacattttcgaGTTAAACATCAAAAGGTTAAGCTGTTCCGTGCAAACGAACCTCTTCTTAGTGTTTTTATGTGGGGTGTCAATCACACG ATAAATGAGCTTAGTCATGTTAATATACCAGTAGTGCTCCTGCCAGACGATTTCAGAGCTTATAGCAAGTTAAAAGTGGATAACCATCTTTTTAACAA GGAAAATATGCCCTCGCACTTTAAATTCAAAGAATACTGTCCATTGGTATTCAGAAATCTACGGGAAAGATTTGGTATAGATGATTTGGACTATAAGGAATCAATGACaag ATCACAACCAATATTAGAGGACTCATCTGGAAAAAGTGGTGCAAAATTTTACCAGTCTTATGATAAACTGTTTATTATCAAAACCCTCACAAAGGAAGAGGTAGAAAGAATGTATTCGTTTTTAAAACACTATCATCCA tatattgtGGAAAGGCACGGAAAAACTTTGTTACCCCAATATCTTGGCATGTATCGTTTGACAGTAGATGGAGTTGAACATTATGTCGTTGCTATAAGAAATGTATTTTCAAATCATTTAACTACTCATAAAAAATTCGATCTAAAAGGATCGACGGTAGATCGTGAAGCATCTgacaaagaaaaggaaaaagatttgCCTACGTATAAAGAtaatgattttgttaaagagggAACGAAAATTTATATCGGCGAAGAGGCAAAAGCTAAACTTATAGAGACGCTAACCGCTGATGTCGAC tttttaacaaaattgcatttgatGGATTATTCTCTATTACTTGGACTGCACGATTGTGCGCGGGCTGAACAAGAAAACAGAGAACGTGCAGaaagagaggaggaggaggataaTCATGAAGAAGAAGATGATAGCGAATCTGGAAGTGGGCTTGATTCACGAGGCCCAATGGGAGA ccGTCTATGGAGTTGGAGCGGTGTTGCAGGTATGGCAACGCCTCCTGAATCACCACATGCTACGTTGTTGCGCGACACGAGTTTACAATACGAAGATGCCATAATTCCTGAATTAGATATTTATGCGATTCCTAGTAAAGAAG gTGCACCTAcaaaggaaatttattttttagccATAATAGATGTGCTAACTCATTATGGTGTGCGTAAGCAGGCAGCAAAGGCAGCTAAAACAGTGAAGTATGGTGCTAATGTCGATGGTATATCCACCTGTGATCCGGAACAATACGGCAAGCGATTTATAGAATTCATGAGCAAAGCTATAGAATAA
- the LOC100647161 gene encoding uncharacterized protein LOC100647161 yields MTDPTSTSSRRRQISQKTRKKSASTRKSQKGFFRSQNYFTKGHEHLGEARNVLEEQSPFVYPPCSLMFSYFQYWKAKKRTTDKERRMDVFKAKDSYDLLRRLRVDVDIETLEAKKHKDLEEAIAMTDVDPQYFSELDGGLIREKFSVRNYVEDTREILKVRLLAGQEMDDCIRIDQQFVEEQKRLDEIKRRYRRYVSGFEEFLSTDHEESMKILQLAENEIKKTKQITDRRNKLSAEYGKVRLDVYHWEESWRTVKMCQRFLYQVSPLAWRAEHDWIHRTDSGESILHRADDLFGRYRMVDEVASLDVLIDLFEQDINKAGPTNIYFEDPFELIYVFRAIETQNLNALIHLESLAKPMSELMVTIQSAEEQIQAEVTEITNTINELQDTIRKLEARAAELESYANELLETLFRDSVCSEEVLRLQVFVEDTYESCVAPNDANLDSFCMMKWIEKTHEELNLKLDTLPPEVVQACEKEGFKQELRAMKETEEAAKKFELMQRLLVSLQRAIEPPPIKRRPAMRRSTPKTQRLKSIPPPPKPTEQEMQYLIFFTNYCKQEDFTAYRDQFPDDFDLTFQDKCSESIKSAGSENYREEEDNSQRDSKSQRESKETLQDFNITENVD; encoded by the exons ATGACCGATCCAACGTCGACATCTTCTAGACGACGCCAGATCAGCCAGAAGACCCGAAAGAAATCAGCGTCCACCAGAAAGTCTCAGAAAGGCTTCTTCAG ATCACAGAATTATTTTACCAAGGGCCATGAACACTTGGGAGAAGCTAGGAATGTCCTGGAGGAGCAATCTCCATTCGTCTATCCTCCTTGTTCGCTCATGTTCTCTTATTTTCAATATTGGAAGGCGAAAAAACGTACCACAGATAAAGAACGAAGAATGGATGTCTTCAAAGCCAAAGACTCGTACGATCTTCTACGGAGACTTCGT GTGGACGTGGACATCGAGACTCTAGAGGCGAAGAAACACAAAGATTTGGAAGAAGCTATAGCCATGACCGACGTAGATCCGCAGTATTTCTCGGAATTGGATGGAGGATTAATCAGAGAAAAATTTTCTGTGCGCAACTATGTAGAAGACACTCGTGAGATATTAAAGGTTCGGTTGCTGGCTGGACAAGAAATGGACGATTGTATTCGTATAGACCAACAGTTCGTCGAGGAGCAGAAACGACTCGATGAGATCAAG CGACGATACCGTCGATACGTGAGCGGTTTCGAGGAGTTCCTTTCGACGGATCACGAGGAGAGCATGAAGATTCTACAGTTGGCTGAAAACGAGATAAAGAAGACTAAGCAGATCACAGACAGGAGGAACAAGCTTTCTGCAGAGTACGGTAAGGTCAGACTGGACGTGTATCATTGGGAGGAGAGCTGGAGGACAGTGAAGATGTGTCAAAGATTCCTCTATCAGGTGTCTCCGCTCGCTTGGCGGGCGGAACACGACTGGATTCATCGCACTGATTCTGGAGAAAGCATCCTTCACAGAGCTGACGATTTATTCGGTCGATACAGAATGGTTGACGAAGTTGCTTCGCTTGACGTTCTCATAG ACTTGTTCGAGCAAGACATCAACAAGGCAGGTCCGACAAATATATACTTCGAAGATCCATTTGAACTGATCTACGTGTTCAGAGCGATAGAAACGCAAAATCTGAACGCGTTGATTCACTTGGAGTCTCTGGCAAAGCCGATGTCTGAATTGATGGTGACGATTCAGTCCGCTGAAGAACAGATCCAGGCGGAAGTTACGGAGATAACCAACACGATCAACGAGCTACAA GATACCATTCGCAAACTCGAAGCTAGAGCCGCGGAATTGGAAAGTTACGCGAACGAGCTTCTAGAAACGTTGTTCCGCGATTCCGTTTGTTCCGAGGAAGTGCTCCGTCTTCAGGTATTCGTCGAGGACACGTATGAAAGCTGCGTGGCGCCGAACGATGCGAACCTAGATAGTTTCTGCATGATGAAATGGATCGAGAAGACGCACGAGGAGTTGAATTTAAAGCTGGATACTCTACCACCGGAAGTGGTCCAAGCTTGCGAGAAGGAAGGCTTCAAGCAGGAGCTGAGGGCTATGAAGGAGACGGAGGAAGCTGCCAAAAAG TTTGAGCTCATGCAGCGATTGCTGGTATCTCTGCAACGTGCTATAGAGCCGCCTCCGATAAAAAGGCGGCCTGCAATGCGGCGATCGACTCCAAAAACTCAAAGATTGAAATCGATACCACCCCCGCCGAAGCCGACCGAGCAGGAGATGCAATATTTGATCTTTTTCACCAACTATTGCAAACAGGAGGACTTCACCGCCTATCGCGATCAATTTCCGGACGACTTTGATCTGACGTTCCAGGATAAATGTTCGGAATCGATCAAAAGTGCGGGATCCGAGAATTACAGGGAAGAGGAAGATAACAGTCAACGAGATTCGAAGAGTCAAAGAGAATCGAAAGAGACTCTACaagattttaatattactgagAATGTCGACTGA
- the LOC100646925 gene encoding phosphatidylinositol 5-phosphate 4-kinase type-2 alpha isoform X1: MSSAPQMSSGLSKLKKKHFRVKHQKVKLFRANEPLLSVFMWGVNHTINELSHVNIPVVLLPDDFRAYSKLKVDNHLFNKENMPSHFKFKEYCPLVFRNLRERFGIDDLDYKESMTRCRAYNPSLSERHWNLARNGKTHKLVQHCATAPSITFSPSPVLSQIPVLNKPLRSYSLKPKRLRSQPILEDSSGKSGAKFYQSYDKLFIIKTLTKEEVERMYSFLKHYHPYIVERHGKTLLPQYLGMYRLTVDGVEHYVVAIRNVFSNHLTTHKKFDLKGSTVDREASDKEKEKDLPTYKDNDFVKEGTKIYIGEEAKAKLIETLTADVDFLTKLHLMDYSLLLGLHDCARAEQENRERAEREEEEDNHEEEDDSESGSGLDSRGPMGDRLWSWSGVAGMATPPESPHATLLRDTSLQYEDAIIPELDIYAIPSKEGAPTKEIYFLAIIDVLTHYGVRKQAAKAAKTVKYGANVDGISTCDPEQYGKRFIEFMSKAIE; the protein is encoded by the exons ATGTCTAGTGCACCACAAATGTCCAGTGGGCTTAGCAAGCTCaaaaagaaacattttcgaGTTAAACATCAAAAGGTTAAGCTGTTCCGTGCAAACGAACCTCTTCTTAGTGTTTTTATGTGGGGTGTCAATCACACG ATAAATGAGCTTAGTCATGTTAATATACCAGTAGTGCTCCTGCCAGACGATTTCAGAGCTTATAGCAAGTTAAAAGTGGATAACCATCTTTTTAACAA GGAAAATATGCCCTCGCACTTTAAATTCAAAGAATACTGTCCATTGGTATTCAGAAATCTACGGGAAAGATTTGGTATAGATGATTTGGACTATAAGGAATCAATGACaag ATGTCGGGCATATAATCCTTCCCTATCAGAGAGGCATTGGAATTTGGCTAGGAATGGGAAGACTCATAAATTGGTTCAGCATTGTGCTACTGCTCCTTCAATaactttttctccttctcctgTTCTTTCGCAAATTCCAGTCCTAAATAAACCACTACGTTCCTACAGTCTTAAACCAAAGCGTCTGAG ATCACAACCAATATTAGAGGACTCATCTGGAAAAAGTGGTGCAAAATTTTACCAGTCTTATGATAAACTGTTTATTATCAAAACCCTCACAAAGGAAGAGGTAGAAAGAATGTATTCGTTTTTAAAACACTATCATCCA tatattgtGGAAAGGCACGGAAAAACTTTGTTACCCCAATATCTTGGCATGTATCGTTTGACAGTAGATGGAGTTGAACATTATGTCGTTGCTATAAGAAATGTATTTTCAAATCATTTAACTACTCATAAAAAATTCGATCTAAAAGGATCGACGGTAGATCGTGAAGCATCTgacaaagaaaaggaaaaagatttgCCTACGTATAAAGAtaatgattttgttaaagagggAACGAAAATTTATATCGGCGAAGAGGCAAAAGCTAAACTTATAGAGACGCTAACCGCTGATGTCGAC tttttaacaaaattgcatttgatGGATTATTCTCTATTACTTGGACTGCACGATTGTGCGCGGGCTGAACAAGAAAACAGAGAACGTGCAGaaagagaggaggaggaggataaTCATGAAGAAGAAGATGATAGCGAATCTGGAAGTGGGCTTGATTCACGAGGCCCAATGGGAGA ccGTCTATGGAGTTGGAGCGGTGTTGCAGGTATGGCAACGCCTCCTGAATCACCACATGCTACGTTGTTGCGCGACACGAGTTTACAATACGAAGATGCCATAATTCCTGAATTAGATATTTATGCGATTCCTAGTAAAGAAG gTGCACCTAcaaaggaaatttattttttagccATAATAGATGTGCTAACTCATTATGGTGTGCGTAAGCAGGCAGCAAAGGCAGCTAAAACAGTGAAGTATGGTGCTAATGTCGATGGTATATCCACCTGTGATCCGGAACAATACGGCAAGCGATTTATAGAATTCATGAGCAAAGCTATAGAATAA
- the LOC100647237 gene encoding CDGSH iron-sulfur domain-containing protein 3, mitochondrial — MHSTLKKVSFFVHSNILKYQNIKCYCKKVEYDIKIPRNPLKEVYSANHQTINGAIYDNKPFKYKCIAGKIYVWCLCGKSNKQPFCDGTHRNQFLQIKQRPIRFTVEETKDYWLCNCKQTSNRPFCDGTHLREDIQAKK; from the exons ATGCATTCAACTTTAaagaaagtttcattttttgttcactcaaatattttgaaataccaAAAT ATTAAATGTTATTGTAAAAAAGTGGAATATGATATAAAGATTCCTAGAAACCCATTGAAAGAGGTCTATAGCGCAAATCACCAAACTATTAATGGTGCTATATATGATAATAAACCTTTCAAATATAAGTGCATAGCtggtaaaatatatgtatggtGCTTATGTGGTAAAAGTAATAAACAACCATTCTGCGATGGCACGCATAGGAATCAATTTCTTCAAATCAAGCAGAGGCCTATACGTTTTACAGTTGAAGAAACCAAAGATTATTGGCTGTGTAATTGCAAACAAACATCAAATCGGCCATTCTGTGATGGTACACATTTAAGAGAAGATATTCAAGCAAAGAAATAG
- the LOC100649972 gene encoding kinesin-like protein KIF23, whose amino-acid sequence MKSVNSKPLVPIRKHGNRPKCDNDAIKEPVKVFCRIRPMVHPNDESCIKIISDTSFVITPSESVTNGRNVNKAIQTSFSHIFGPNSSQGEVFDIVALPLIRNLINGKNSLLFTYGVTGSGKTYTMSGNLHDAGIMPRSLDVIFNSIANYQTKKFVFKPDKLNGFDVQSEVDALLDRQNELQKLVTSYNGKAFRQFKGDGNNDNNENILNLSNESEILHVDEDNAYSVFVTYIEVYNNSVYDLLEENDGKTKTLQNKIIREDGNRNMYVHGCTEVEVKSSEEAFEIFQRGQCKRHIAHTNLNTESSRSHSVFTIRLVQAPLDKEGEQIVQNKRVICVSQLSLVDLAGSERTNRSKNTGQRLREAGNINNSLMTLRTCLEILRENQTQGTNKIVPYRDSKITQLFKNYFDGEGNVRMITCVNPSANDYDETIQVLKFAEVSQEVQITNSTTSKLDLGYIPGRRQANKIFKEARNRLENAGNPAAADLEIDLGLVYSLGGSFPEMEITSPHNDEIITTLIRFLELRIQKRDILQEDLKQKQTNFRNMIVKVERENVSLKIENSTLKASNDQRQKKISALEAHICKTEAQIDTLLSRLNNANDIIRHMKQDLQNKSMLLNQRAIDKQRVKEKYNNKIQAETDKMSKELESKLRRQRELLQNQMKEKEDKLKLVKQILISDDEMSKNDRPESKETIQVQNDIEMPITSKITTTVPNTASESILITTTPKTTTKTVSTIKFEDCNDTRSSRKDRIPVVNPRYRRSQSADRWLDHRPPGLVPVGTILQPVIRNKRISVKQLTDPKDITNKASRYCLVAQEQDTDGELETKLYKGDILPTSGGGAQVVFNDMEYLKQVSPIARRKRSGYLSPGENSTSQKDYCGSEQNNSKKLRI is encoded by the exons ATGAAATCTGT GAATTCAAAACCACTTGTTCCAATACGAAAGCACGGAAACCGACCAAAATGTGATAACGACGCAATTAAGGAACCTGTTAAAGTCTTTTGTCGCATAAGGCCAATGGTTCATCCCAATGATGAatcttgtataaaaattatttctgacACAAGCTTCGTTATTACACCTTCAGAATCAGTAACAAATGGTCGTAATGTAAATAAAGCTATTCAAACGTCTTTTAGTCACATTTTTGGTCCAAATTCTTCTCAAGGAGAAGTATTTGATATAGTAGCATTGCCACTTATTCGGAATCTTATTAATGGTAAAAATAGTTTACTCTTCACATATGGAGTAACTGGAAGTGGCAAAACTTACACTATGTCTGGTAATCTGCATGATGCAGGCATCATGCCTCGTAGTTTAGATGTTATTTTTAATAGCATAGCAAACTATCAAACAAAAAAATTTGTCTTTAAACCTGATAAACTAAATGGCTTTGATGTACAAAGTGAAGTTGATGCACTATTGGATAGGCAGAATGAACTTCAAAAACTTGTTACTTCTTACAATGGAAAAGCTTTTAGACA atttaaaggaGATGGTAATAACGATAACAAtgaaaatatcttaaatttaagTAATGAATCAGAAATATTACATGTTGATGAAGATAATGCATATTCAGTTTTTGTAACATACATAGAAGTCTATAATAATAGTGTATATGATTTATTGGAAGAAAATGATGGAAAAACTAA AActttgcaaaataaaattattcgtgaagatggaaatagaaatatgtatgtTCATGGATGTACAGAAGTAGAAGTAAAGAGTTCGGAAGAAGCATTTGAAATATTCCAACGTGGGCAATGTAAAAGACATATTGCACATACTAATCTTAATACAGAATCAAGCAGATCTCATAGTGTTTTTACTATAAGACTTGTCCAG GCACCATTAGATAAGGAAGGTGAACAAATTGTCCAAAATAAACGAGTGATTTGTGTTAGTCAGTTGTCTTTAGTAGATTTGGCAGGAAGTGAGCGTACAAACCGTTCAAAAAACACTGGACAAAGACTTAGAGAAGCag gaaatataaataattcgttAATGACACTACGCACTTGCTTGGAAATACTACGTGAAAATCAAACTCAAGGTACAAATAAAATAGTCCCTTATAGAGATTCTAAAATAACACAGTTGTTTAAGAATTACTTCGATGGCGAGGGAAATGTTAGAATGATCACTTGTGTGAATCCTAGTGCTAACGATTATGATGAAACAATT CAAGTCTTAAAGTTTGCTGAAGTCAGTCAAGAagtacaaattacaaattccacAACTTCAAAATTAGATTTAGGATACATACCTGGTAGAAGACAAGCTAATAAA ATATTTAAAGAAGCAAGAAACAGATTAGAAAATGCTGGTAATCCAGCTGCTGCTGATTTGGAAATTGATTTGGGTTTAGTATAtag TCTTGGAGGGTCATTCCCAGAAATGGAAATAACAAGTCCACATAATGACGAAATAATTACTACACTTATACGTTTCTTAGAATTGCGTATTCAGAAGCGGGATATTTTACAAGAAGACCTGAAACAGAAac AAACGAATTTTAGGAACATGATAGTAAAAGTCGAACGGGAAAATGtatctttaaaaattgaaaattctacaTTGAAAGCATCAAACGATCAACGGCAAAAAAAG ATCTCTGCTTTGGAAGCTCATATTTGTAAAACAGAAGCTCAAATTGATACTCTACTATCCAGATTAAATAATGCAAACGATATAATCAGGCATATGAAACAAGAT TTACAGAACAAGAGTATGTTACTGAATCAACGTGCAATAGATAAGCAGAgggtaaaagaaaaatataataataaaattcaagcAGAAACTGATAAAATGAGTAAAGAACTGGAAAGCAAACTTCGTAGGCAACGTGAACTTCTTCAG AatcaaatgaaagaaaaagaagataaactGAAGTTagtaaaacaaatattaataagCGATGATGAGATGAGTAAAAATGATAGACCAGAATCCAAGGAAACAATTCAAGTACAGAACGATATTGAAATGCCGATAACATCGAAAATTACTACAACTGTTCCAAACACTGCCTCGGAATCCATACTTATTACAACTACACCAAAAACTACTACAAAAACTGTTTCTACGATTAAATTTGAAGATTGCAATGATACCCGATCAAGTAGAAAA GATAGAATTCCAGTAGTGAATCCGCGCTATAGACGGTCACAAAGTGCAGATAGATGGCTTGATCATCGACCTCCTGGATTAGTTCCGGTTGGTACTATCCTTCAACCAGTAAttcgaaataaacgaataagCGTCAAGCAATTAACAGATCCGaaagatataacaaataaagcatCCAGATACTGTCTTGTTGCTCAAGAACAAGACACAGACGGCGAACTTGAAACTAAATTATACAAA GGAGACATATTACCAACTAGTGGAGGAGGTGCACAAGTGGTATTTAATGATATGGAGTATTTAAAACAAGTTTCACCTATTGCAAGAAGGAAACGCAGCGGTTATTTGAGCCCAGGAGAGAATTCCACTTCTCAAAAAGATTACTGTGGTTCAGAACAAAATAACTCAAAGAAACTccgtatataa